Genomic segment of Oscillospiraceae bacterium:
TGTGGAATGTCACCAAAAAAATGGGCCATAAAGAATTGATTGATCAAATGATCGCCGAAAACGACGATTACGGGAAACTGTACCGGGTGCTTTCGCTGGACGGGCACGATATCAGCGAATATCAACAAAATTGGCGGGGATAATTTTATAGAAACAATTGAGGAACGCTCGGATTCTCGGGCGTTCTTTTTTATTAAAATATTTTATAAAACCTATTGACAACGTAACAATGTTACGATATACTATGTCTCGTAACATTGTTACATCACATTGTTACGCTATATTGCATTTGGACAAAGACGGAGGGGAGGTCTTCAATTTTAATGGATAAAGAACTGATTTCGAAAAAGGAACTGCTCGATAAATACGGCGTTTCGTATGGCGCGCTTTACCGCTGGAAGCGCATGGGGTTGATCCCCGAGGAGTGGTTTATCAAAAAGGCCGCGCCGACCGGGCAGGAGACGTTTTTTGACAAAGAGTTGATCTGCGCGCGAATGGATGAGATCATCGGCTCGAAAGACGAGGCCTCGTTAAAGGACCTTGCGGAAAAATTCAACGAGGGCGAGCTGAAAAAACGGCTGCTGATCGTCGGCACAAAATTCGGGGAGACCGGTTATGATTTCGAGCAGATCACGGTGATTAAAATCAAGTTCGGCGACCGTGAGATCGACATCACGCAGGAATTGAGGAGGAAATAAGAATGACATTAAAAACATTCATTCAAGAGATTTGCGAAGCCGCTGCGAAAAACACAGGGCTCTCGCTGAAAGCACCGAATACAACACAGC
This window contains:
- a CDS encoding DUF4004 family protein, which encodes MDKELISKKELLDKYGVSYGALYRWKRMGLIPEEWFIKKAAPTGQETFFDKELICARMDEIIGSKDEASLKDLAEKFNEGELKKRLLIVGTKFGETGYDFEQITVIKIKFGDREIDITQELRRK